Genomic DNA from Vanrija pseudolonga chromosome 3, complete sequence:
GTGGCAAAGAATCTCCGTTTTCCCGTCGTGTGGCGCCGCGTGGAAATCACGTGTGGGTCACGTGTTACTACCCTTAGAGGCTCGTGCCCAGAGGATCTTCCCTAATGAATTAAGGATTCAGGGGGGAATTGAATTGTTGTATTTCTGATTTGTGTAGGTGTTGTCGACTTGTTGACTTGTTTACAAAGTGGAGGCTGGCTGTTGCCAGCGGTCCTGGCGCGTGTCCAGGCGCGCGTTTCAAAAGTTCCAAGCCACCGCGATCCCGGCGGGTCATCAATGCGTCAAGCAGCGGCAGGCCACATCTCATCCCACAGTCACTTGGCTGgcccaacaacaacattggacaacgacacgacgacacacaACACGACATCTTGACGACCTCTTTCACGACAACCCACTGCACGAACCATGCCAGCAAAAGCCCATTTAGAAAAATCATTCCCAGCAAGGCCACCAAGGTCACGCCCAGCATCAGGcatcgccgccaccggcaacacggcgtcggcgtccgaaGCTTCGACCCCAACACCTGCCAGCGGAACCGGCAGCGGAgttcgcctcggcctcgccgtgtCGCCTTCCGAGGCTTCGCCGCTTGGTGTAGCGCGCCCAGCTGCACCAAGTCGTGTCAAGAAGCGCATCTCAGctaccccgacgccgcgcgcatcgccATCGCACGCCTCGCTGCAGTCGCTCAGCCAGGAGAGCCGTGCGGCCACGCCCGAGCGGTACACAGGAACCATTACCGACCGGActgacgacgagctgggtCTTGCCAGTCGCCAGGCGCTCCAGGACGCCCTCCGTCGCGAGTGGCTGGACCGCGAGAAGGTGGGCTAGCAGCTGGTGCCAGAAGAGAGATttgggcgggcggcgctaACACCACTACGCCCAGTTCATCGCACGgatcgacgagctcgacgctaTCCAGCAGACGCAGGAGGACAAGCTTGCTGACGGTGGGAAGGCTCTGGAGAGCACCCAGGGCAAGCTCGAATCTGCCCTCAATGAGCAGCAGGTGCTCgaagccgagctcgaggccgccaacgACCTCATCGACAGGCTAAGACATTCCAGCAGCGAGGCTGAGCGCCAGCTCAGACAGTCTCAGCGGAGGTATGCCGACCAGGTAAGGAGGCTCTCACGCACAAACCCACCATTGCTTCCCTTTGCTTACTCGCTTGCAGGAAAAGGCTTTCGAGGCTGAGCGTTCGGTCCACCTGGCCGAGCAGCAACACTTGCACCAGCGAATCAAGTCGCTTTCTGCCGAGAGGTCCGCTCGGCCCaacaccgacgacgcacaTGCCGCGTTGCAGGAGGAGCTTGTGACTATTACGGCGTCGCACCAGACCCTGGTTCAGCAGCTAACGACGCTTGCCGATGAGCTTCACGAGATCAAGGCCGATAACTCCAAGCTTTTGGAAGAGAATGAGAGCTGGCAATTATTGATCGAGGAGCGGACCCTCGCTGGCACgatgcgcggcggcctgctcccTGCTACGACCGAGGGCGCGAATGGCGGCGCGTCTAACGGCGTGACTGCCCCATCGTCGATTCGCGTCAAGGAGCCCAACGCTCTCGAGACTTtggaggagcagctcgagatGGACGAGCTGCACTcggagctcgagcagcagcagtccATCTTTGACGAGAGTGACCGCGTGCTCACTGCCGAGCTGCAGAGAGTGTCGTCTGGCGGCTCGTTcctgtcggcctcgccgaaCAACGGCGGCATGAGCGGCTCGCTGGCCCACGAGCTGGGTTCGATTCCCTCgttcgccgagctcgacacgctcagAACCGAGAACAAGACGCTCAAGGAGTCGAACAAGGCGCTCGCGTTGTACTGCTCCAAGGTGGGTAGTTGTTTTTGGAGCTGcgctaacccgccagatTCTGGACCGCATTCTCGCGTCCGAGGGCTACGAGCACGTCCTTTCGACCGACTACCGCACGCGCCGTGGACTGCGTCCTTCGTCCACCAGCAGCAAGGCCAAGTTCAACATTGAGGAGCTGGCAAAGACGATGGAGACCAGCGGACCTCCCCCCGTTCCCGAGTTGCCCCCGAGACCCGCGCCTGTGGCTCCCGCTGCTTCCAAGCCTCGCCCGCAGAGCATGCTTCTTCCGAGGTCCAATTCGAGCAACAACGTGAACGCCAGGTCGGCCGGCGATGTTAGCCCCCCGAAGAAGGACGATGACAAGAGGGTATGTTTAGCACGCGCCTTGACCTGCCGCTGACAACCCCAGGCCCGTCGCGGCTTCTCGATCGACTTCCGCTCGCTGGGCTTCGGCCAAGCTGAGAAGCCTGAGCCCAAGCCCGTCCTCAAGCCTCTGCAGCTTGCTTCGCGTgcggcgccagctgcgcACCGCGACCCCGGACCACGCTCCTCTACCTCTTCCatgcctccgccgcccctcccTAGCCCCTCTgttggcgtcgcgcgcaagctGGACCAGactgaggaggacgaggacgacctcaAGGAGCGCCACCGGATGCAGGCGGCTCTCAAGCTCATGGGGATCGACCCCAACGCCAACAATGGCACCATCCCGCCACCTCCGAGTCAGGTGCTGGCCGACAACGCCAGCGCCAAGGACATCGATGCGGCTACCCCGTCCTCCTCTGGGGCGGGGTCGTGGTTTTCCCGTCGCTTGTCCCGCCAAcccacctccgccaccacTCCAGCTTCTGCTCAGAATGCTTCAGCCTCCGAGTCCCCCGCCGTACCATCCGACCGGTCGGAGCGCGGCCGCAGCACGCCACTCGCGCGTCTCTCGGTCGTCCTCTCCGCCAATGATGTTGCCGCCATCACAGGCGGTCTTCAGCTGAGCGACGTCCACCCGGAcatggacgacggcgaggcagctgccgccgcgctccgcgcaTACGAtgcgcgtgagcgtgagcagGCGCGTCTGCTTGCCGAGGGCAAGTCGCAAGCGGCCTACACTTCGCCATCCAAGGTGCTCCGCCCAAGTGTGGCGCGTTCCAACAGCACGGTCAGCACTGGCAGCAGTGACATTGGTGGAACCGTCGCACGCAACTGGTACAACGGCGACGCACGCAACTCGTACAGCAGCGAGCCGCGCAACTCGTACACCGCCGACTTGGCGCAGCGCAACTCGTACACCAACGGTGGCAGCAAGCACCAGCCTCGTGCCAGCGTGAGCACGCTGTGGAGCATGGGCTCGTCGACAAACGACGCGGAGCACCTGATCGAGGCGTAGTGCCGTGGCGCTGCGCTGTGTATAACAGAGACGACGAGAGACGACACGGGGGAGACTCTTACCTTACGAACGGAACGAAACGACTCGGCGCATGTGCCACAGCTATAGAATGCATTTCTGTCATGTGTACACAGTAAGGTGGGGGTATGGGGAGATGCGGGGTATGCGTTGTGCGTCGTCTGGGCCGCCTGCTAGACACTCCTGAAGCGCTGGTAGTAGCCCTTGCACTTTTCTTCAATCGTCTCCTGGTACGTCTCTGGCAGGGTGCCGACGATGCGGGCGGGGTTGCCGCCCCAGATGGTCATGGAGGGGACGACTGTGCCGTCGgggagcacggcgtcggggaggatgagggcgaggtcTTTGATGATGACGAATTTGCCCTGGGCgtggtgtcagcgagcgcagTGAGCTGGCGGTGGCACGACGAGGGAGGCGAGCCAGCGGGCCTCGTCCCCTCCGTCCGTCGCGGCACTCGCTCCGCGAGCGCCAACTCACCACAACGGCCCTGGCGCCAATCTCAACCCCATGCCCAATACTCGCCGCCTCAACGATCGCGTCGGGCCCGATATGCACATAGTCGGCCACGCGGACGGGGTAGAACGTGAAGGCGCCCTTGTAGATCTTGCCTGGCGggcggaggacgacgccCTCCGAGATGAGGCAGTACCGGCCCATtgagacgacgacgtgttggCCGGGCGCGGAGCGCCGGAGGTCGCCGCGGATTATGGCGCCtgcgggcgtcggcgagcacgagcggagcgagtgCGAGTCGTCGCGAGCATGGTCGTGGGTCGGGCCAAAGGAGGCGAGAGATACGGACACGCCGAACATATCGGGgccacggcgacgcgggTATGATGTCGAGACAGCAGAGAGCAGAATGTCAGCTCTACCGCACCACTCAgcacgctcgctgcgctcgaaTGCTTCGCACGCGCGCACTCACGCGTCTGGATAATGCTCTTGCCGCCTAACACGATATTCGTCGCGCCGAGTATCGTCGCCTTGCGGGACACCTTGtctggtcgtcgtcagctAGCACCTGCGCGCAGCACCCACTCCCAGTGTCCGTCTCGATGTATGTGCCCTTCTCAAAGGTGACGACGGGGTCGAACGCGCCCatggtgggcggtggtggtgggtggactATGCAAAAGGCAggaggcgagcgacgcgcaACAACAAACCTCGGCCGTGCCAGTGTCGGTTGAGGTGGCCTGACGCTGCGCGGTGGAGGCCTCGCGTGGCGTGTCCGTGCCTTGGCCTTCGCGACAAGACCACATCATCatccgcccgccgccaagatTGTTCACATCACACACTCCACACCATGTCTCGACGGGGCAGCGCAGAGTCCGCGGGGCAAGTGGACGCcgtgagcgcggcgatggaGCGCCTCGGGGCAGACTTTGGCGACTGTGAGTGGGCGCTGCAGCTGGTGCACGAGACAACACAACCCCACGCTGACCGACCGCGCAGCAACCGCCctccagcaccaccgccagaTCCACGCGCGCCTCCagctcgagatcctcgatgtgcgcgaggaggtcgcgcggATCAAGGGCGAGCTGAGGCGCGATGCTGGCCCCGCGCGGATGGGGCATATCCAGAAGCAGATTGGGGTGGGTCGGCGTCCGTTGGTGGGGGGCTGTTGCTCGTCGGAGTACtctggccctcgccgcgtAGTTGTGCTCGATGTTGTGCTGACGCTCCCGCAGCACCTCATGACCCAGATCAATGCCATCCGCGAaaaggccgccgaggccgaggccatcgTCAAGGCCATCACGTCGGATATCCAGCGGCTGGACATTGCGAAGCGCAACCTCACGCGCACGATGCAGACGATTGAGCGGTGGAGCATGCTGAGTGGGTCGGTGTGCCTCTGCTTTTCGCTGACTCCCGCAGAAAACGCACAccagcagctgcgcgcgctgatTCCGACCAAGCGGTACAAGGACATGGCGAgtgcgctggcggcggtcgtcCAGCTGCTCGATCCCCTGCGGCCGTTGaccaccgtcgtcgaggtggccgcAGTgttcaaggccgccgaggcagaCCGCAAGGTCGTGCAGGAGAAGGTCAACGTCGAGATGGAGGCCTTCTTCCGCAACGACCCCAACCACCCGCCCGACCTGCGCGTGGTCGCCGAGTcgtgcctcgtcgtcgacgtcctcggcgcagaCTACAAGATGCACATTATCGAGCGGTACatccagctccagctcgccgagtacCGCCGCATCTTCCGCAgcaccgacgaggcgggccAGCTGGATAACGTGCCACGGCGGTACGCGTGGTTCCGCCGCGTGCTCAAGCACCAtgacgaggagcacgcgGCCCTCTTCCCCGCCAGCTGGGAGGTCACGCggctgctcgtcgctggGTTTGCGGAGCAGACACGGGTCGACCTTGCGAATGTGCTCGGCAAGCAAGTGCCCCAGGTCGGCGTGCTACTTGACGCACTGCAGGCGACGCTGGACTTTGAGGGGGTATTGGCGCGCAGGTTCAACAAGCCGGTGAGTTGGCCAGGGAGGCCAAGCTAACGAGCCAGTTTGAAGACATCACCGTCGGTGGGCTCAACTCACTCGGTGCGCCAACGACAAAGTGGACCATCTCGTCCATCTTCGACTCGCACTTTGGCATCTATGTCGACGCGCAGGACCGCGCCATTGCAGACATGCTGAGCCAGTACCGCGGGGCCAAGAGCCGCACCTCCATGGACGGGACGCTCAACGAGACGGATGCGGCCGCGGCCATCATCCTGCCAAGCTCGACTGAGCTGTTCTACGTCTATGGGCAAACCCTCGAGCAGTGTGCCAAGTACACGCGCGGCGAGCCGCTGTTGAAGCTCGCCAAGGTGTTTGGCAAGTGGCTCAAGGTGTATTgtggtgagtgcggcgggGCGCCGAGGTTGTTTAAGTTTCGCTGACCTCGCCAgacgacgtcctcctcgtcgggctcAAGAAGCCCGAGGGCCACCTCGTCAGACGGTCACTTGAGGGTCGCGGGCCGCA
This window encodes:
- the Dctn5 gene encoding Dynactin subunit 5 produces the protein MGAFDPVVTFEKGTYIETDTGNKVSRKATILGATNIVLGGKSIIQTRAIIRGDLRRSAPGQHVVVSMGRYCLISEGVVLRPPGKIYKGAFTFYPVRVADYVHIGPDAIVEAASIGHGVEIGARAVVGKFVIIKDLALILPDAVLPDGTVVPSMTIWGGNPARIVGTLPETYQETIEEKCKGYYQRFRSV
- the VPS53 gene encoding Vacuolar protein sorting-associated protein 53, translated to MSRRGSAESAGQVDAVSAAMERLGADFGDSTALQHHRQIHARLQLEILDVREEVARIKGELRRDAGPARMGHIQKQIGHLMTQINAIREKAAEAEAIVKAITSDIQRLDIAKRNLTRTMQTIERWSMLKNAHQQLRALIPTKRYKDMASALAAVVQLLDPLRPLTTVVEVAAVFKAAEADRKVVQEKVNVEMEAFFRNDPNHPPDLRVVAESCLVVDVLGADYKMHIIERYIQLQLAEYRRIFRSTDEAGQLDNVPRRYAWFRRVLKHHDEEHAALFPASWEVTRLLVAGFAEQTRVDLANVLGKQVPQVGVLLDALQATLDFEGVLARRFNKPFEDITVGGLNSLGAPTTKWTISSIFDSHFGIYVDAQDRAIADMLSQYRGAKSRTSMDGTLNETDAAAAIILPSSTELFYVYGQTLEQCAKYTRGEPLLKLAKVFGKWLKVYCDDVLLVGLKKPEGHLVRRSLEGRGPQLQETKNACMVLNTAEYCLNTSLQLEDRLKDKVKDELKDSISFQDERDAFTGAMSQCVTTILRELEQSCEPAFAAILKTPWRDLENVSGRSAYVVDLVGSIKEVAECVRSRIESKKYIRNFADKAVGLVIARFTQAVVKSRPLKKIGAEQILLDVQAVKACLLDLPEPHPENATNSYVKYVTKSTGQLETMLKVILAPDDPPEGFVQNYCLLIGDRSFTNFQKILDIKGTARSDQQKLLDIFLSVTSTNDDLADTSFLTALDMDPGAENSAKLQSPATSHVSGLFSPTGSGPPTGVLPALLRAEPYSPDGRADTPKTFGDFRRLVQFATRREGYMS